In Candidatus Eremiobacteraceae bacterium, a genomic segment contains:
- a CDS encoding DUF3465 domain-containing protein produces MLSISPHALFDRYSDVDVKAAAADDLVRDVVVAGTVAKEPHYFVGSHTHALHETFPIVTEHGLHLDIIDNVDLAPRVPLHAGDVIAVAGQFIPDGKGSGIIHDTHHSPGPGWHRGGWIEWHGHRFETMLSCD; encoded by the coding sequence ATGCTTTCTATCAGCCCGCACGCACTTTTCGACCGCTACTCCGATGTTGACGTCAAAGCTGCAGCCGCCGATGATCTCGTCCGGGATGTCGTCGTGGCCGGAACGGTCGCCAAGGAGCCGCATTATTTCGTCGGCAGCCACACGCACGCGCTTCACGAGACGTTCCCTATCGTCACCGAACACGGTCTGCATCTTGACATCATCGACAACGTCGACCTCGCTCCCCGAGTGCCGCTGCACGCGGGGGACGTCATCGCAGTCGCCGGGCAGTTCATCCCTGACGGCAAGGGTTCGGGCATCATCCACGACACGCATCATTCGCCCGGCCCAGGTTGGCATCGGGGCGGCTGGATCGAGTGGCACGGCCACCGCTT